The DNA sequence TTAATTTAAAGTTCTTTATGGTTCATGAAATCAGTGTTTTATGAATGATGAAGTTTTGAATTTGGGGGTTTAATTTTTGTCTTTTAAACCTATGTATTTAATATTCGATACTGAAACTACTGGATTACCAAAACGTTGGGATGCTCCAATAACCGATTCTGATAACTGGCCTCGCTGTATACAAATTGCCTGGCAGTTGCATGACGATATGGGGAAACTGATAGAACATCAGGACTATCTGGTAAAACCTGACGGATTTAATATCCCGTATGACGCAGAACGTATTCACGGAATTTCTACAGAATTAGCAGAAGCCGATGGAATTACGCTTGCCGAAGTTTTGGAGAAATTCAATATCGCTTTAAGTAAAACCAAATATATTGTAGGTCAGAATTTGGGTTTTGACGTTAATATTATGGGTGCTGAATTTCATAGAATGGGCGTGGACTCTCCAATGAGTTCTATGCCTGTTTTAGATACCTGTACCGAAGTTACGGCCTCCTTATTACAGCTTCCGGGAGGTAGAGGTGGAAAATTCAAATTACCAACTCTTACAGAATTACACAGTTATCTTTTTGATAAGCCTTTCGCGGAAGCGCACAACGCAACTGCCGATGTTGAGGCAACTACGCGTTGTTTCCTGGAGTTAATCAGAAGAGAGGTTTTTACCAAAGAAGAATTAGATGTACCGAAGGATTATTTTGGAGAATTTCAAAATAAAAACCCGCAGCCGATCAAACTTATTGGTCTAAAACACATCAATTTAAAAGCAGCGTCTGATAAAATCAGAGAACAGTTGCGAGCCTTAGAATCCGATGGAAAAGAAACTGTTGTTTCGGAGTCTGATCAACAAGATTTTATAGCAGCGAAATATTCGCATTTACACAATCATACACAGTTTTCGGTTTTACAATCTACTATAGGTATTGGTAATATTGTTGCGGCTACGGCCAAAAATGGTATGCCGGCGGTTGCGATGACAGATACTGGAAACATGATGGGAGCCTTCCACTTTGTGAGTGCGGTGATGAATCATAATAAAGCGGCTTCCGGTAAAAATAAAGCTTTGGTTGATGCTGGTGAAGAGCCAACAGAAATGGAAATTAAGCCAATTGTCGGATGTGAATTTAATGTCTGCGACAATCATTTAGATAAAAGTAAAAAAGACAACGGTAATCAGATTGTATTATTAGCCAAAAACAAAAAAGGTTATCACAATCTGGCTAAAATGTCTTCGATTGCGTTTACCGACGGATTCTATTATGTTCCCAGAGTCGATCGAAAAATTATCGAGTACTACAAGGAAGACATTATGGTGTTGTCCGGGAATTTATACGGAGAGATTCAGAGTAAAATTCTGAATGTCGGTGAAAATCAGGCCGAAGAAGCCTTGATTTGGTGGAAAGAGCAATTTGGGGATGATTTTTATCTTGAAGTTATGCGCCACAATCAGGAAGATGAAAATCGTGTGAACAAAACCCTGATTGAATTTTCACAGAAACACAATGTCAAGTTAATTGCGACAAACAATACCTACTATTTAAATAAGGAAGATGCCAATGCACACGATATTTTGTTGTGTGTAAAAGATGGTGAAAAACAAGCAACACCAATTGGTCGTGGCCGAGGTTACCGCTACGGATTACCGAATCAGGAATACTATTACAAGTCGCAAGAAGAGATGAAAAAGCTCTTTTCTGATTTGCCTGATGCGATTATCAACATTCAGGAAATTGTCGACAAGGTGGAGATTTACTCACTTTATCGCGATGTATTGCTTCCGAAATTTGATATTCCCGAGGAATTTTTAGTGGTAGAAGACGAGGCTGACGGTGGTGTTCGCGGTGAAAATAAATATTTGCGTCATCTTACCATGACGGGGGCAAAAAGGCGATACGGTGAAATTACCGAATCGATTCAGGAACGTCTGGACTTTGAGTTGTTGACGATTTCGAATTCCGGATATCCGGGTTACTTTTTGATTTGTCAGGATTTTATCGCCGAAGCCAGAAACATGGATGTTTCGGTAGGTCCCGGTCGTGGATCTGCGGCGGGTTCTGCAGTAGCTTATTGTTTAGGAATTACCAACATTGACCCGATTAAGTACGATCTGCTTTTTGAGCGTTTCCTGAATCCGGATCGTGTATCCATGCCCGATATTGATATCGATTTTGATGACGAGGGTCGTGGTCGTGTTATGGATTATGTAATCAATAAATATGGTAAAAATCAGGTAGCGCAAATTATTACCTATGGTAAAATGGCGACTAAATCTGCGATTCGTGATACGGCTCGTGTACTGGATTTACCACTATTTGAAGCTGATAGAATTGCAAAATTGATTCCGGGAATGATGCCGTCAAAATGGAATTTGGCGCGTTTTATTTCTGAAAGTGA is a window from the Flavobacterium cupriresistens genome containing:
- the dnaE gene encoding DNA polymerase III subunit alpha is translated as MYLIFDTETTGLPKRWDAPITDSDNWPRCIQIAWQLHDDMGKLIEHQDYLVKPDGFNIPYDAERIHGISTELAEADGITLAEVLEKFNIALSKTKYIVGQNLGFDVNIMGAEFHRMGVDSPMSSMPVLDTCTEVTASLLQLPGGRGGKFKLPTLTELHSYLFDKPFAEAHNATADVEATTRCFLELIRREVFTKEELDVPKDYFGEFQNKNPQPIKLIGLKHINLKAASDKIREQLRALESDGKETVVSESDQQDFIAAKYSHLHNHTQFSVLQSTIGIGNIVAATAKNGMPAVAMTDTGNMMGAFHFVSAVMNHNKAASGKNKALVDAGEEPTEMEIKPIVGCEFNVCDNHLDKSKKDNGNQIVLLAKNKKGYHNLAKMSSIAFTDGFYYVPRVDRKIIEYYKEDIMVLSGNLYGEIQSKILNVGENQAEEALIWWKEQFGDDFYLEVMRHNQEDENRVNKTLIEFSQKHNVKLIATNNTYYLNKEDANAHDILLCVKDGEKQATPIGRGRGYRYGLPNQEYYYKSQEEMKKLFSDLPDAIINIQEIVDKVEIYSLYRDVLLPKFDIPEEFLVVEDEADGGVRGENKYLRHLTMTGAKRRYGEITESIQERLDFELLTISNSGYPGYFLICQDFIAEARNMDVSVGPGRGSAAGSAVAYCLGITNIDPIKYDLLFERFLNPDRVSMPDIDIDFDDEGRGRVMDYVINKYGKNQVAQIITYGKMATKSAIRDTARVLDLPLFEADRIAKLIPGMMPSKWNLARFISESEDDIKKALRSDEFDNVKELIAIANEDDLAGETIQQAKILEGSMRNTGIHACGVIITPSDITNFVPVTTAKDSDLYVTQFDNSVAESAGLLKMDFLGLKTLTLIKDTVKLVKYRNGIDLNPDEFPIDDAPTYELFQRGETVGIFQYESPGMQKYMKELKPTVFGDLIAMNALYRPGPLEYIPSFVRRKNGEEEIKYDLDACEEYLGETYGITVYQEQVMLLSQSLADFTKGEADVLRKAMGKKQKDVLDKMKPKFVEQAAKKGHDAKVLEKIWKDWEAFASYAFNKSHSTCYAWIAYQTAYLKAHYPAEYMAAVLSNNMNDIKQVSFFMEECKRMGLAVLGPDVNESYYKFTVNDDYAVRFGMGAIKGVGSGAVETIVETRKDGKYKSIFDLAKRIDLRAANKKAIENLALAGGFDSFEGTTRAQYFHDDGDGITFYEKAIRYGSKFQENENSSQVSLFGETSEVQIAEPIVPPCEDWSTMEKLSREKEVVGIYISGHPLDDFRFEMKYFCNARLEALKSMELYVGKSLNFAGIVSNFQRRTAKNGKDWAIFTLEGYDESFEFKIFGEEYLKFYHFLYNNQFVYLKILIKDGWVNRDTGKKTDPRMQFVEVRQLQDILETFAKKLILLLNIKDLQTEFIHKLSHLFNENKGDNSVTFEIMELEKVKRLVEVETPTDFEETEDAVFEEENDGEENAIEATKIQEVNEVEEIKVVTKLTMPSRRLKVKISTELLEELEKMQINFKLN